The Ziziphus jujuba cultivar Dongzao chromosome 12, ASM3175591v1 sequence GTTGGTATTCTACCTTGAAGAATGTTGTTGGACAAGTTGAGAAACCGAATCCCAGTCTGTGCATCTGCACCTATTTGCTCAATTCCAGTTGAGAAGCTGTTATCAGAAAGGTCGATATATGTTAAAGATCCATCAGGAAACCTGTGTCCTATTTTGAAAACCCGGCTTATAGAACCAGTTAGCTTATTCGTATGGAGATCAAGGACACCCAACTCGTGCAAGTTTGTAATTGAATCAGGAATGCTTGAAGCAAGTGAATTCCTTGACAGGTTCAAAAAGTAGAGCTGAGTGAGACTTCCAAGCCATGTTGGAATACTTCCAGTGAGATAGTTGTCTGATAAATCCAGTTCCTGTATAGGACTTGGAGTTATCTTCAAGAACTGTGGAATTCTTCCTTGGATTCTGCATCCAGCTAAGTATATCCGGGTAAGCGATGGCAATTCTGCTATCCATTTGGGGATGGAAGAGAGGTTGAAACGATTGAATGATAGATCAAGCGTTTGAATATTTCGAAGGGATGACATCTCACGAGGCAACGGTCCTCGAATCAAATTGTTCGAAACATTCAAGAGAATTAGCTGACAGAGTAGACCAACTGATTTTGGTATCCGGCCTGATAATCTGTTTCCATGAAGATATAGTTCTGATAAAGCTGATAAGTTACCAAAGCTTGAAGGAATTGGTCCCTCAAGTTTGTTGTTTGCTAAGGAAACTCTCTTGAGTGAGACCAGATTTCCAAACATGAATGGTATTTTCCCAGTAAGAAGATTACCATGCAGTCTTAGAAAGCTAAGGGATGGCATTTGATCAGAACTTGATGGAAATGGAATTGGTCCCTCAAGAGAATTGGTGTCCAAGTACAAAACAGAAATGGCTTTCAGGTTGGACAATGAGGTTGGAATACTACCAACTAACAGATTGTTTGAAAGATCAAGCTCTTCCAAAACTTGCAACTCTCCTATTCTCTGTGGTATATGACCAGACAGAGAATTGCTATGAAGATCCAACTGTACCAAATTCGTCAAATTCGTAATCGAATCAGGTATCATACCGGAAAATCTATTTGAATAAAGAAGTACCTTGTTAAGATTTTTGAGGCTTCCAAGGCTTGAAGGAAATGACCCGGATAATTGATTCTCATACAAAACAAGTTCTTCAAGATTAGACAACTTACCAATGCTTTCAGGTACAGGACCAGTGAAATTGTTGGTGTAGAGTATGAGCTTTCGGAGTTTTGGAAGACGAAAACCGATGGATGTTGGGATTGTTCCAGCAAGACCAATCAGACCACCAAGATCAATGACTTCAAGGGAAGCTAGAAGTGTTATtgaaggagacaacaagccattCATCTGGGACTGGTAGAAGAAATCATCTGTCGAAATGAATCCGGGTAGATGAATTTCTGTCACTCTTCCAGTTGTGTTATCACAGGAAATTCCTTCCCAGCTGCAACAATTGAGACCAACCCACTTTGCTAACCGACCAGAGGAATCAACAAAGATGCCAGACTTGAAACTGGTTAGACCTTTCAGGTCACTGGAATTGCATACTTCACTACCATTTCTCATTCCCTCACCAAATGTTAACATGGTAAAGGCTACAACCCAAAGCAATTCAAAtgccatttttttttgggtgaaattggTAATGACCCTATTGATATTTCAGCACCAAGTATGTGAAACTAAGTGGAAAATTTTTTCTGAGAAAGACAGTGAATAGTTTTTGTGGGTTTTAATTGAACTAGACTACTCATTGGTTCATAGCTAGCCAATCAGTTGTcaagaaataaacaaagaagAACAGAAACGGACAGGGTGTGGTCAATAATTATCAAAGTTTGCTTTCTCTTTttcctgtttttctttttttttttttatcctttacaGTATAAAATGCTGAAAAGAGTATTTGTGTCTGAATCATGATTGCCTTGGTTATAGTTAAAGAAAGGAGTTTAAATTACGGATTTGTACATGACACTAATCTCAAAAAATGGCATAAATTGCGTTCCTCATCAGTGTCTCTGAATGATTAAAATAATCCATGGTTTTCAAAAATCCAAACCACCCCCATTAAGTAGCAACAATAATCCATTGATtacaaactattttttttttccttttttctttttctttttatttttttacacatGCAGATCAGTTTTTCTGACACATGACAGTTCATGAAATGAACaaagaaaactataaaaattggcaaaatattatatatgttcctACTTCCGAAGCAAGTTTAACAAATTCCATGTACTTGAAATACAGCaggcttattattatttttagtttttattttactttttcatttaaaaaaccTCCATTTTCAGGAACACCAGAGGAAGAGAGCTCTGAGAGgttctttcctctctttctttgtGTACTCCGAGGACTGACTGTTAATTTGTTTTCGAATTTCTAGAAGGATCTTAGCATTGTTGAATGGTCATTTTATAGAATACCCATTTCCAATGTTCATCGAGAAAAATACTTtggattaaaaatgaaaaaattaaagttgaccTTGCTTGAAAAACGAGGAAAAGAAAGAACCAAATTTGAATCCtacataaaaaaacataaaaaagagagagagagagagagagagagaagaaacaaTCTTAAATTTTCATATGAGTGAGTGTTCTTTTGTTCAATTTGTCTGCAAATATCATGTAATAAGTACTAAATTCCAACACCACCTTATTAAGGTccacttttttagtttttactcATAAATAGTAAGCAGGTGAGAGACAAAAAACTCAGAATAACTGGATGATTGATGAAATTAGACAAAATGATGAGGAACGTGACtggttttgtttgaaaaaaaatccaTCATGTCTTTTTAACGCGTAAAAACAGTAATCATAGATACTTATAGATGATTGTATATTAATCAGAGTTTCAAAAAAGAGACCACACTCAATAATagctaaaagaataaaataatagtttatctTAAATGAGAAGCAGAGCACTCTAAATTGTAGCTTTTGGGGATTAccgttataaatatatatatcatattatatggGACTATACACCCACAATTCAAAATGTAAACTTATCATGGTTTAGAATCACGACTTGACCAACCTTACCCGTCCAGCTATTCGAACTTGAACAAAAAGATTTTTAATAGTCATATGAATAATCAAAGGATTGTTTCCAATGATGCCCTCTAGATTTTCTTCATCTTGCACTTtagtctaatatttttatttgtttatttattttacatcaaAACTCTTTAAAATCTGATAAACAAATATGGAAACAAATTCCCAAACCTGAACACAGTTTATTTTTTACTATCCagagttgaatttttttttttttccttttttgtactTGCAAatgattcaaattttaatttatctaaaACGTGCTTCTGAATAGAAAGGTAAACAATTTTTAAAGTGTTATTTATGAAGTTCATgagttttgacaaaaaaaattatatatatatatatatatatataattcaaagaCTAATAAAAAGATTCAATTGATAATAGAATTATATAACCGTCTCAAATAAAAAGATGGCAAGTGCATATGATGTTACAGTTCGGAGGCAATTGGGCTATATGTTAAAGATTATGGATAAGGAATTGGCCAACTGGATGAGTCTGTGATTACTGAGAATAGACAGATGCAGTGGGGCTAGTAACATCTCCTTCTACATTGCCAAAGTTAGCTTTCCCTGTTAACATCTTTATTGCTATTTGTGCCACTTCTGCAAACCAGTCATCCTCTGGCAATACCCTGCCATACCCACAGAAACTTGTAAAGGTTTTAGCTCTCAATAAGAAAGATTACAAAAGCTTTTTGTCTCATTTGCAAAAAGCTTTTTGTCCCATTTGTTGTATTTTATGCCAAAATAAAGACCAAGATAATCGCAATTTCTTTCTCTGTGTTCATTCTCTGTCACAAACACATAAGATGGAAAAAGCTGagttgttgtatttgtattttgtacCTGAAAGGATCTAATCCAGTAGCAGAAACTGCGTCAATAGCTCTTGCAATTATATTCTTTATAACTTGATTTAGATGCCTGGAAAGGTATCTTCCTTGTGATGAAAATAGCATCACAAACTCCATATCCAAATAGAACtgcattaaaaatataaaaaatatgaataaaaaaaaccaagtatatataaaaatagtaattgcatagaaacaaagaaatcaagatttgattgatttaataatttaccTGTTGAAGGCCAAAAGGACCTAACGGCCTTGGTCCTTCTTCTATTTCTCCCCAGAAGTTTTGGTCATCAGAAAGCCAAAGGATCACAGTCTCTGTGAGTCTCATCAATAGAACAGTTGCAAATCTTTCTCTACCCACAAACATATCTGTTGCAATGCTTGCAATCTGGGACAGTTTCGCAAATAGTTCCTGATATACAACATACATTTTTCATCATAATCTTCCATAGGATCTCTATATAAAGATTAAGGTGTTAACAAATATGAGTTTCTGATACCATATTAAATTATCAATATTCTCAAAGACAAGAATAACCATTCATGCATTTGTACTATATTTAAATGGAAACGTGGGCTACAAGATTACAAAAAACAGTAGGCAAAACATGTTAATTGTATGttgtttttgctatttttgaCACCTTATAAATGAGGTAG is a genomic window containing:
- the LOC107434087 gene encoding LRR receptor-like serine/threonine-protein kinase FLS2 — its product is MAFELLWVVAFTMLTFGEGMRNGSEVCNSSDLKGLTSFKSGIFVDSSGRLAKWVGLNCCSWEGISCDNTTGRVTEIHLPGFISTDDFFYQSQMNGLLSPSITLLASLEVIDLGGLIGLAGTIPTSIGFRLPKLRKLILYTNNFTGPVPESIGKLSNLEELVLYENQLSGSFPSSLGSLKNLNKVLLYSNRFSGMIPDSITNLTNLVQLDLHSNSLSGHIPQRIGELQVLEELDLSNNLLVGSIPTSLSNLKAISVLYLDTNSLEGPIPFPSSSDQMPSLSFLRLHGNLLTGKIPFMFGNLVSLKRVSLANNKLEGPIPSSFGNLSALSELYLHGNRLSGRIPKSVGLLCQLILLNVSNNLIRGPLPREMSSLRNIQTLDLSFNRFNLSSIPKWIAELPSLTRIYLAGCRIQGRIPQFLKITPSPIQELDLSDNYLTGSIPTWLGSLTQLYFLNLSRNSLASSIPDSITNLHELGVLDLHTNKLTGSISRVFKIGHRFPDGSLTYIDLSDNSFSTGIEQIGADAQTGIRFLNLSNNILQGRIPTSIGRLKSLQSLDMNSNKLGFDLPDNLANLSSLQILKLQKNQFTGKIPSGFLKLTKLKEMDLSDNLLVGEIPVGKPLSDFPVRCYSGNKGLCGKPLTPCKL